In Hydractinia symbiolongicarpus strain clone_291-10 chromosome 13, HSymV2.1, whole genome shotgun sequence, a single genomic region encodes these proteins:
- the LOC130622970 gene encoding tetratricopeptide repeat protein 28-like isoform X4, protein MQRHVETTARNRKKSLQNTDGFIFGVNSKGHYRQAIALQYMGRYPEALASYASALAHDEKSQQLLQALVEAALKSHIQATLEPLFEQLDKLEITGKPFATVALIGQELLSANEIQPAITVLESSLHLGTDDLSLKDSVYSALSSAYWKVGNVKRALHYMHQDLLIVEGQNDNAGTCRVHGNLGSTYYSQNQYTEALHHHQMQLEVASKMKDRAAAAQALTSLGHVYVSMGEYENALASHKRCALLRQQINDNLSESRELENVGTVYALMEDFENATQCQEESLRVARTLKNPVEVCRAMATLGSLYQNNRKYENAVKIFQEMLNIAQEIADAHIQCRALSGLGNAFRMQNNIAAAERCHEQQLKIAIDIKDRTMESRAQCNLGVTYQHKGEYEKALEFHKAHLSSCRKLADKEGESRAYGNIGNAYQSLGQFERAIKYHKLGLSAVRDLKDQLSEATLHGNLAVAFQSLKLNDEALEHYKEHLTIAKDVNDLRSECIAESNLGNFFSTSNKFEDAVHHFENYLSVAEKLQDKQEMCKASHNLAYAYYQLQNYNDSIEYYEQNISLAYDLDDRESLQMAYCNLGLAYLAMNDYEKAVRCQKLFLASAREKKNILSVCKALGNLGTIYIKMGDTEEGLNFFYEQVQSADKSNLSYLQADCYHRLAKVLEDDQKYDEAIIKYERELSYRRQLKKEIIPFCNAVKSYSNMLEKLGRFNDAYRLYCEMFQVTKKHANVELCRETCYLMGQVNIKMGKYEKAISAFRLQLECVNDFIEDSIDAGRIHVFISDCYLHLEDIENAIQHLLQYQEIATKLMHHEDENESLKKLSQIHSDNGNYQDALMFSEKRLICTQELTNCDMCEAYRDVATYHSLLENYDTAISYYEQLLKIAREACLVGMEYEAYKGLGTTYSKIKDFEKALHSFSNAAEKANALEDLHRRAESFLKVGDAQQLTGNKEEALKYFLEALETSEQLQSKLLKVQTCGRIGKLHHLLANPAEATSYLCIAATCSEELEDSDEKIKAFCRLGLQLYFEKQFEESEKYFEKVITLIEESDEVKISIMKEDILQFVLASYQMLQKVLILLKKPLEALFVAEKANSINLELLLKRTGVKAHVRIPLYEKFLQRIDNLGTTACFYSIAVGQLYCWLLRPGKGCVKFWKQRIIEKYTDNNLPSLDLDDLVLHSFHDACDTLNGYVAGLRKSLDVQDHAQRLSDRTQSFASNIEIIDRRQHRKSRIGRPVVMSSLMDTSLNYQFRYKTPEKTYYEHKPNKNYNWHLEAPVEEIYKLLVSQTDAYFDELREGGELIENTVDLTLVIPRELSLVPFMLLKGENYEKYFCERYNLSHSPTLFWLLDNRFDRVNVENMEIDDNENIFVFGGHDDHSTEEATSVARIFGSSATLGSSGHTIREEIMARMSRSTVCHLSTDVAWQKPSLVFPYKDITQDFARSDFSDPDIEDLCPDDRVGSPGLNDIFMSVRDISEINFNANLLTFGIAPSGGYSDPICADGLHLLVTSLLMTGCKTILTSLWPIPTNARRYFLQNFYQFYNRGIPAYEACSKAIQLMRNSEDFHHPSNWAGFIIYGQNSKLYRKTQSFTNALHEFLEKPNRDAIKVILHLIEKARQRLSQDRRSSLYVAESSITKKIQSPEVAWRPMLIALGFRFEKAHNSLPDSVFFPGHEYGEALNSSSNTLYAFLGLSRNGLDAIAKLKSAKNLGGQLVNMFQQVLYYFNQDMSNVQVPFQLPLWRTPGCHEFLSSLGFDVMGVGKTEVMLRSGKITMRRPIQCALQAVLDLFELDEEGNEDHMLTSVNKAYSEMYIKSSQGTLGKKTKSETNLHAINGKSSLQRTKSNEILEQKNRFNRSTNDLTRNSIKSDSGNSYLNSDLGLFSSKESKNINENSGGAVRRLRAKTQELIDYEGTPKKKLSIYGLKTDMKSDMKRYGTMEKLDVSDLVMKEDVSDDSDDEWRQPISFYPESLDGMRSPDVFDDEDIEHFSKYFKNGSFSAKRRRSLTRSFSNASRSSATDSLKSNRSNEKLRHVLSDASDTSSFAQNYLTQNKEQLQREHSTSSEESKPSTPRRSRAGSEDDMFKDESTKQKMPPEWRRLHLNTGYFDANSPIKTTTIRESLSIDSGVSSADSGRHTRQTSGGLQDFEILSTGSPKGSPEQTRNGKALESSDESDQTKKKGWFKIFNKKKRHSIGNLLDTEQLDSLSVEKHDSKKRYSDSPLLLSPKQNNERKKNHRKSEGDINYNLKHSVTPPDYGNHLTPNGVEMSLC, encoded by the exons ATGCAACGCCATGTTGAAACAACAGCTCGAAATAGAAAGAAATCCTTACAGAATACTGATGGGTTTATTTTTGGAGTCAACAGTAAG GGTCATTACCGACAAGCTATCGCCCTACAGTATATGGGAAGATACCCTGAAGCCCTAGCATCTTATGCATCGGCGTTAGCACACGATGAAAAATCGCAGCAATTGTTGCAAGCCCTGGTAGAAGCTGCGTTGAAGTCACATATACAAG ctacACTAGAACCGTTATTCGAACAACTGGACAAACTTGAAATAACAGGGAAACCATTCGCAACAGTAGCACTGATTGGTCAAGAATTATTATCTGCCAATGAAATTCAACCTGCTATAACGGTTTTAGAAAGTTCATTGCACTTGGGTACAGATGATTTGTCATTAAAAGACTCTGTGTATTCAGCCCTCAGTAGTGCGTACTGGAAAGTAGGTAATGTAAAAAGAGCCTTGCACTATATGCATCAAGATCTCCTTATTGTTGAAGGACAAAATGACAATGCTGGTACTTGTCGTGTCCATGGCAACCTAGGAAGTACGTACTACTCTCAAAATCAATACACAGAAGCACTTCACCATCACCAGATGCAGCTTGAAGTTGCAAGCAAGATGAAAGATCGAGCAGCAGCTGCACAAGCTTTAACTTCTTTGGGTCACGTGTACGTTTCTATGGGTGAATACGAAAACGCGTTAGCCAGTCATAAACGTTGTGCGTTACTAAGGCAACAAATTAACGACAATTTGTCCGAATCCAGAGAACTGGAAAACGTTGGAACGGTTTACGCTTTGATGGAAGACTTTGAAAATGCAACTCAGTGTCAGGAAGAAAGTTTGCGTGTGGCAAGAACCCTTAAAAATCCTGTTGAAGTTTGTCGAGCTATGGCTACGTTAGGGAGTTTGTATCAAAACAACAGAAAATATGAAAACGCTGTAAAAATATTCCAAGAAATGTTAAATATAGCTCAAGAAATTGCAGACGCTCATATTCAATGCAGAGCTTTGTCTGGTCTTGGAAATGCATTTCGAATGCAAAACAACATTGCAGCTGCTGAGCGTTGTCATGAGCAGCAACTTAAAATTGCAATCGATATTAAAGATCGAACAATGGAAAGTCGCGCTCAGTGCAATCTGGGAGTGACGTACCAGCACAAAGGGGAATACGAGAAAGCATTAGAGTTTCACAAAGCTCATTTAAGTTCGTGTCGTAAACTTGCCGATAAAGAAGGAGAAAGTAGAGCGTACGGTAACATCGGCAATGCTTATCAATCGCTAGGACAATTTGAGCGTGCTATTAAATATCATAAGTTAGGACTTTCTGCAGTAAGAGATTTAAAAGATCAACTTTCTGAAGCTACGTTACATGGTAATCTCGCAGTTGCTTTTCAATCCTTGAAATTGAATGACGAAGCTTTGGAGCATTACAAAGAACATTTAACTATCGCTAAAGATGTAAATGATTTACGATCAGAATGCATCGCAGAAAGCAATTTAG gGAATTTCTTCAGCACTTCAAACAAATTTGAAGACGCAGTGCaccattttgaaaactatttaTCCGTGGCCGAAAAGCTGCAAGATAAACAAGAGATGTGTAAGGCTTCACATAACTTAGCATACGCGTACTATCAACTTCAAAATTATAACGATTCTATTGAATATTACGAACAAAATATATCACTAGCGTACGACCTCGACGATCGAGAATCGCTTCAGATGGCCTACTGTAATTTAGGTTTAGCATACTTAGCTATGAACGACTACGAAAAGGCTGTGCGctgccaaaaattatttttagcttcAGCTAGAGAGAAGAAGAACATTTTAAGTGTATGTAAAGCGCTGGGAAATTTAGGAACAATTTACATAAAAATGGGTGACACTGAAGAaggtttaaatttcttttacgaGCAAGTACAATCTGCTGACAAGAGCAATCTATCGTATCTTCAAGCTGATTGCTATCATCGACTTGCGAAAGTCTTGGAAGACGACCAAAAATACGACGAAGCGATAATAAAATACGAGAGGGAATTATCTTACCGCCGACAGCTTAAGAAAGAGATTATCCCTTTTTGTAATGCTGTTAAATCGTATTCTAACATGTTGGAAAAATTAGGCAGGTTTAACGATGCTTATCGATTATATTGCGAGATGTTTCAAGTAACAAAGAAACACGCTAACGTAGAGTTGTGCCGTGAGACGTGCTATTTGATGGGACAAGTTAACATAAAGATGGGAAAGTACGAAAAAGCTATATCAGCTTTTCGTTTGCAACTGGAATGCGTGAATGATTTTATAGAGGATTCCATAGACGCTGGCCGTATACATGTTTTTATTAGTGATTGCTATCTTCACCTAGAAGATATCGAGAATGCGATTCAACATCTATTGCAGTATCAAGAAATTGCCACCAAACTAATGCACCACGAAGATGAAAACGAATCGTTAAAAAAATTGAGTCAAATTCACAGTGATAATGGAAATTATCAAGACGCTTTAATGTTTTCAGAAAAGCGATTGATATGTACGCAAGAGCTTACAAACTGCGACATGTGTGAAGCGTACAGAGACGTCGCGACGTATCACTCGCTATTGGAAAACTACGACACTGCTATATCGTACTATGAACAATTACTAAAAATAGCACGTGAGGCTTGTTTAGTTGGAATGGAGTATGAAGCGTATAAGGGACTGGGAACTACATATAGCAAAATAAAGGACTTTGAGAAAGCACTTCATTCGTTTTCAAATGCAGCAGAAAAAGCAAACGCACTCGAGGATCTCCACCGGAGAGCTGAATCCTTTTTGAAAGTAGGAGATGCTCAACAGTTGACTGGAAATAAAGAAGAAGCTTTGAAATATTTCTTAGAAGCGCTAGAAACATCAGAACAACTTCAGTCGAAATTGTTAAAAGTACAGACTTGCGGTCGAATTGGAAAGCTACATCATTTGTTAGCGAACCCCGCAGAAGCTACTTCATATCTGTGCATAGCTGCTACGTGTTCGGAAGAGTTAGAGgatagtgatgaaaaaattaaagcattttGTAGGTTAGGGTTGCAGTTATACTTTGAAAAACAATTTGAAGAatcggaaaaatattttgaaaaagtcATCACACTCATTGAGGAATCAGACGAGGTCAAAATTTCTATCATGAAAGAAGACATTCTGCAGTTTGTGTTGGCCTCTTATCAAATGCTTCAGAAAGTTTTAATTCTTTTGAAAAAGCCATTAGAAGCTTTGTTTGTGGCGGAGAAAGCCAACAGTATCAACTTAGAACTCCTATTAAAACGAACTGGTGTAAAAGCTCACGTACGCATCCCGTTGTATGAAAAGTTTTTGCAGCGCATTGACAACTTGGGAACAACTGCGTGTTTTTATTCAATTGCAGTTGGTCAACTATACTGTTGGTTATTACGACCAGGAAAAGGTTGTGTAAAATTCTGGAAGCAACGTATTATTGAGAAATACACAGATAATAACTTACCATCATTGGATTTGGACGATCTTGTATTGCATTCCTTCCACGACGCGTGTGATACCTTGAACGGTTACGTAGCAGGACTACGAAAAAGTTTAGACGTCCAGGACCACGCCCAACGCTTATCAGATAGGACACAAAGCTTTGCATCGAACATCGAAATAATCGATCGAAGACAGCATCGCAAGTCGAGAATTGGACGCCCTGTGGTTATGTCAAGCTTAATGGATACGTCATTGAATTATCAATTTCGTTACAAGACTCCAGAAAAAACGTACTATGAACATAaaccaaataaaaattataactgGCACTTAGAAGCACCTGTGGAGGAGATTTACAAACTTCTTGTTTCACAGACAGATGCGTATTTTGACGAGTTAAGAGAAGGGGGAGAGTTGATAGAAAATACGGTTGATTTAACTTTAGTCATACCACGTGAGCTTTCGTTAGTTCCGTTTATGTTATTAAAAGGTGAAAATTATGAAAAGTATTTTTGTGAAAGATACAACCTATCTCACAGTCCAACTTTGTTTTGGCTACTCGACAATCGCTTTGATCGAGTCAACGTCGAGAACATGGAGATTGATGACAACGAAAATATATTCGTGTTCGGAGGACATGATGATCATTCTACAGAAGAAGCGACAAGTGTTGCACGTATTTTTGGTTCTTCTGCCACACTCGGTAGCAGTGGTCACACAATCAGAGAGGAAATAATGGCTCGCATGTCGCGTAGTACAGTATGTCATCTGTCCACGGACGTAGCATGGCAAAAGCCGTCCCTTGTCTTTCCGTATAAGGATATCACTCAAGATTTTGCACGCAGCGACTTTTCTGATCCAGATATCGAAGATCTTTGTCCTGATGATCGTGTCGGTTCGCCAGGCTTAAATGATATTTTCATGTCAGTGCGAGATATCTCCGAAATCAACTTCAACGCGAACCTTCTTACTTTCGGAATTGCACCCTCTGGGGGATACTCGGATCCGATATGTGCTGACGGTCTACATTTACTAGTGACATCACTACTCATGACAGGTTGTAAGACTATACTCACATCGCTATGGCCCATTCCGACGAATGCTAGAAGGTATTTCTTGCAAAATTTCTACCAGTTCTACAACCGAGGTATTCCAGCTTATGAAGCGTGCAGTAAAGCTATTCAACTGATGCGAAATTCTGAAGATTTTCATCATCCGTCTAACTGGGCAGGATTTATCATCTACGgtcaaaacagcaagctgtatcGCAAAACACAATCGTTCACCAATGCCTTACACGAATTTCTAGAGAAACCAAATAGAGATGCaattaaagttattttacaTTTA ATTGAAAAGGCGCGCCAACGATTATCTCAAGATCGACGTTCATCATTGTATGTTGCAGAATCAAGTATAACAAAGAAGATACAAAGCCCGGAAGTAGCTTGGAGACCAATGTTGATTGCTTTAGGATTTCGATTCGAAAAAGCGCACAATAGTTTACCGGATTCCGTCTTCTTTCCTGGACACGAGTACGGAGAAGCGCTCAATAGCAGCAGTAACACATTATATGCGTTCTTAG gtttaagTCGAAATGGCTTAGATGCAATAGCTAAGTTGAAATCCGCGAAAAATCTCGGCGGGCAACTGGTTAACATG TTCCAACAAGTGTTGTATTACTTCAATCAAGATATGTCGAACGTGCAAGTTCCATTCCAACTGCCACTTTGGAGAACACCCGGGTGTCATGAGTTTTTATCATCATTGGGATTTGACGTTATGGGCGTGGGAAAAACAGAAGTAATGTTGAGGTCTGGAAAAATAACCATGAGAAGACCGATACAATGTGCTCTACAAGCTGTCCTAGATTTATTTG AACTGGATGAAGAAGGCAACGAAGACCATATGTTGACATCAGTCAATAAGGCGTATTCCGAAATGTACATAAAGTCGTCGCAAGGCACGTtgggaaagaaaacaaaatcggAAACCAACCTGCACGCAATCAACGGAAAAAGCTCTCTGCAACGAACAAAATCAAACGAAATCCTTGAACAAAAAAATCGATTTAATAGATCAACTAACGATTTAACAAGGAATTCAATTAAATCAGATAGTGGAAATAGCTATCTCAACTCTGATCTTGGCTTGTTTAGTTCGAAAGAGTCCAAGAATATCAATGAAAATTCCGGTGGAGCAGTGAGGCGATTGCGTGCGAAGACGCAAGAACTTATCGATTACGAAGGTACACCAAAGAAAAAGTTATCGATATATGGGTTAAAAACCGACATGAAATCCGATATGAAACGATACGGCACGATGGAGAAACTTGATGTAAGCGACCTTGTCATGAAAGAAGACGTTAGCGATGATAGCGATGACGAATGGCGCCAACCAATAAGTTTCTATCCTGAAAGTTTAGATGGGATGCGATCACCGGACGTCTTTGATGACGAAGATATTGAACATTTCTCCAAATACTTTAAAAACGGTTCCTTCTCGGCAAAAAGAAGGCGCTCACTCACACGAAGTTTTAGTAACGCTAGTCGAAGTAGTGCAACAGATTCTCTCAAATCAAATCGATCAAACGAAAAACTACGCCATGTTTTATCAGATGCAAGCGATACCAGTTCTTTCGCGCAAAATTACCTCACGCAAAATAAAGAACAGCTTCAGCGAGAACACTCTACTAGTTCAGAAG AATCGAAACCTTCTACGCCAAGAAGATCTCGAGCAGGAAGTGAGGACGACATGTTCAAAGACGAGTCAACAAAACAGAAGATGCCGCCAGAATGGAGACGTCTCCACTTAAATACTGGTTACTTTGATGCAAACAGCCCTATCAAAACCACCACGATCAGGGAATCTCTCAGTATTGATTCAGGTGTGTCGTCGGCAGACAGTGGCCGACACACACGTCAAACGTCAGGAGGACTTCAAGATTTCGAAATTTTATCAACAGGTTCGCCTAAAGGTTCCCCAGAACAAACGAGAAATGGTAAAGCATTGGAAAGCTCAGATGAATCTGATCAAACGAAAAAGAAAGGTTGGTTTAAAATAttcaacaagaaaaaaagacattcgATTGGAAATTTACTTGACACTGAACAGTTAGACAGTCTAAGTGTAGAGAAACATGATTCGAAAAAAAGATATTCAGACTCCCCTCTCTTGCTATCACCGAAACAAAATAACGAACGGAAAAAAAATCATCGTAAGAGCGAAGGCGATATTAACTATAATTTGAAGCATTCCGTCACACCTCCTGATTATGGTAACCACCTGACTCCAAATGGAGTTGAGATGTCTCTGTGTTAA